TCCCTGTAGTCCAGCACCTCATACTGCATCCGGAGGGTTGGTGTAATTTCCTCCCAGGGAAGGGACTATTTATCTGTGCATGAATCATTCAGTGAGGATAACTGGTTGCAAAATTGCCTGGAGCAAACAGGCATTTGCTATGAGCATAGGAATGCCCCAGGGAAAGGGGACTTTAGTGCTCTCCTTTGGCATGTCCTTATCTCCACTGATCTTCATCTGCCACCTACACTAACTCCAGGGCCCAGGACTCCTTATAGCAGCATGAAGACAGCCCAGACTATGGGCAGCTCCTTTTGATAAGGAGGAAGGGCTTGTTTTCAATGACCTTCCACCACTCCTGATGCCTGACCAAGCACTTCTGTACCAAGAGCTGAGGCCAGTTAGGGCTCCACTCCCTGTTGTGCCCTGTTCTATTGCCCCTGAGCAAGTTGTTTTCATCTTGCACTGTCCTTAAAACAGTGGGTCCTGTCTGCAGGGTTAGCAGTTAGAAAGATCTTCTGACACTGAACACAACACCTTTTATTATCTGGGTTTAGAATCTGCTCATTCTTTTAATAAACCATTcatcatttctttccttttccctacCTGACTCAAGATTATCACTTAAGATAGCAACATTTTGAGGCAGAAAgaagcccagagcagcctgacCACATTGAAGTGATGGCAAATCAaggaacagcaggagcagatgcCACATGCCTGGTCATCTCACCAACATGAGAGGCTCTGCCAGCAGTGACccacctgggagcagcagcgCAGGTACCTGGACACTGCCTTACGGGACGTGCTGTTCCTCAGGAGCTCCTCGTCCTTGCAGGGCAccttggccagcagctgctgcacctgcACTGTGCTCACATTGGCAAATCCCACAAACTTCTCGGGATCCACAGAGCCACTGAAAGCACAGATCAGGCATTTGCCATCCAGGAGGGTGACTATGATCCAGACAACAGGGGCAACCATGGCTCGCTGCATAATGGAGGAGCACATgtacctggagcagcagagagagaggtGAGCGGGTTAATGCTGAGAGCTTTCTCCTCATCCAGAGCCCTGAGGGATGCAGCCTGTCCTTTCCAGACCCAGGGAGCTGACTCCCAGGGTTGCCCTCAGCATTGCTCCAGCTGATGCTTCTGCTCTGGGATGTCTTTATTGGTTCTGCCTCCCAGTGAAGCCTGCAGTGGCACATGGCAGTTCTCTGTGTGCTGTCTGCACTCACTGCACAGTTCCCTCATCATGTGATTGCCTTGACCGTACCCTTGTATTTCCCATGCACAAATCTTTGTCAGCTCTCCCTTGCCTTCCACATTCACACTTCCTTTTCTCATCAATTTCAATCTGGAAAATCCCCTTTTTACTGCAGTCTTTCTTGCCCCTCTCTGAACCAACCTGTGTACTGAATGAAACTTTGCATGTAACAGACAGAATATGATTCTCCTCACCCTTCCACCAGtacaaattagaaaaaaaatcaggtgaaGGGAGGGAGATCATGAGCCTTTTAATAATGAATGACTGTGATGAAAATGCCACACCTTCTgcatatttaaaagcaaatgcCTCATCTTTTTGCACATGGAAGACCAGGAGACACCTTGTGAGTGCATGACAGGGCAGCAGTAATGCAGTTTCCCAGGGTGGCTGCATAAGCCCAGGTGTTGAGGCACTCCTGCCCtcctgagctgggatggaatgAGACTGCCTCAATATCTGCTGGATGTGAATGCATTTACCATACCCCTGCCCCTCCAGGGTCATGGGGACAGGTCTAGGAGATGAGATACAAGAAAATTAATCTACCAGGAGGATCAAAGCTATGGAGAAAGACAGCTAAACAGGAGGTGAAAAGAGGGATGCCATTGCTGCTGCAAACCCCACCTGATGACAGCAAGGTCCTTCTTCCTGTGCCCCTGTGGTCGTCTCCACTCCTCCAGCATCACCAGGGACTGTCTGTTGAGGATGAGACCACACAAGAAGAGGATGATGGGGGGTATGAACATGATCCCCAAGCCATATGCCATGTTGtactggggcaggcaggggcagctgaAGTCAAAGCTGGTGTACATCTTTACACttgccagggccagcagcccaCAGATCCCGTTCATCACAGACTCCGAGTTGGATTGGAAGTACTGGAAGATCATCCTGAAACGATCCATTGTGTTCTTTTGGCCAGGGGTGCTCCTCCTGGGAAATCCTtctgctgccacagggcaggaggTGCAGCTAAGCCTCCAGTaagcaggaggatgaggatggaagAGAGCTGCTGTGGTAGGGGGAacaccctgtgctggggcttCCCCACTGGCACACAGCTCTCACAGGTCTGTCTCCCACCCAGTGTTTGTCTTCCAGGGCAGTTGGTAGCTTTCTAGATGAGCTGATGGATACAACCTCCAGGTTTTCATTGTCAGGGCTGTGCCACATGACAAGCAGTGACAGCCTCTAGCAGTGCCTGGTCCCTCCCTCCAGGGGATGGTAACTCTCTATGGAGAGCCATCGGTGGATGCTTGcgagctgctctctctgctgaTTCAAGCCTCTTGAGTGATCCACTGCCCAGGAGAAACCAGGTAAATCAAATGAGCTCACCtatgtttctgctgctgccccacttCTCTTTGTgagtccccagccctgtgtggggcaggggagAAGGCAGGGAGCACACACCTGGCTTCAAGTGCACTGCATGGCTGCAAGCTCAGATTTCCCTATGAAAACAGGCTGAAAGGACCAACCCTTTAGTCATGAGGATGTTAGAATCCATAGCTTTGAAAGGCTGGAACGGCACTGAGGGCAAAGGCTGCTCTTGGCTATATCCTATATATCCTGGGATATTTGTACTGTGTACATGTGTGTCCAGGGCTCTTGCACTGGGGCACTTCTGGCTCCTCATCAGAGGGCACAATACAATCAGAGCAGCTGGGTCTTTTGTCCTGTGGGGCCAGGTTATCGTCTTCATCAACTTTTTAtctcagaaatttattttacagataGATACAACTCATTACCACACAAGGAAGTTCTGGGGGTTTTCCCTGACATATTGAACATAATTTTCCTCTCCccagcttttctctttcagatttCTTCTCAGCTCAGGTTTCCAAATGCATTCAGGAAAGGGGGAGGAAATAAGGGTGTTACTTTTAACTATTTTGTTTAGAAGGAGAGGAATTATCTCCGCTGAAGTACATTATCTGCCATCACTGGGGTTTCTGCCCATGCTGTCTCCCACTGCATGACAGGTTGCCTTGATGGGATCATGTTGAAAAAGATCAACAGGGAGGAGGTACCTGTAGTTGTACACAGGCACATCCAGATGAATCACAGATGAATGTCATCTCCTCCAATCTGAACAGCAACTCGCACAGTTACTTTAATGAAATACATTTGTTCCAACCATAATATTTGTGCTCTCCTTTACCTGTGAGTGAATTGCCTGTTAATGTTCATCCATCAGCAATAAAAACCCCTGGCTAATCAGCTCATGTTTCCATTTTGCCATTATAGGACATTAGGACCCCTCCACATTGCTGTTTTAGGGCATCATGACCCCTGGCTGAACTCCATAGTTGATTTTTAGCCAGGGTGCAGCCGGTCTTGGTTCTCAGCTGCTTTGACACTCAGTGGATTTCTCATTTAGAGGCTTACATTTATGTGCTGACTCGGCTCAAGAAAGTGCTGTGCACTCACTGTAGAGCAATTACTTTAGAAAA
The DNA window shown above is from Oenanthe melanoleuca isolate GR-GAL-2019-014 chromosome 6, OMel1.0, whole genome shotgun sequence and carries:
- the CALHM3 gene encoding calcium homeostasis modulator protein 3 codes for the protein MDRFRMIFQYFQSNSESVMNGICGLLALASVKMYTSFDFSCPCLPQYNMAYGLGIMFIPPIILFLCGLILNRQSLVMLEEWRRPQGHRKKDLAVIRYMCSSIMQRAMVAPVVWIIVTLLDGKCLICAFSGSVDPEKFVGFANVSTVQVQQLLAKVPCKDEELLRNSTSRKAVSRYLRCCSQALGWSILLILIIAAFLARWLRPCFNQATLLQARHWSNYIDMEQKIFEEACCEHSRLFAHKCILHFFESMRQEIKLHSFSLPREGERAEGEEDLLQGITDQDQVNKLLKTWYYEKPPLDVSQAHQRHPLVRERSSLPWADNTSTHSKFPLHTNV